The following are from one region of the Bacillota bacterium genome:
- the scfA gene encoding six-cysteine peptide SCIFF, translated as MQGKHIKTVHKGRLQKSLAAGGCGRCQNSCQSACKTSLTVGNQSCENTRRR; from the coding sequence ATGCAAGGTAAGCACATAAAGACGGTTCATAAAGGACGGTTGCAGAAAAGCTTGGCCGCCGGCGGCTGCGGCCGGTGCCAAAACTCCTGTCAATCTGCTTGCAAGACTTCATTGACGGTGGGCAACCAGAGCTGCGAGAATACTAGGCGGCGCTAA